In one window of Gemmatimonadaceae bacterium DNA:
- a CDS encoding sulfatase: MGKDKTVTRRDAVRMLAGVVAAAPFVKAGRASASPAAAVPNIVFIMTDDQRQDALSVYGNTILRTPNIDRIAAGGVRFTEAFVTNSLCAPSRASFLTGLYSHRHGVLSNAGGPQFYNQPGLRDEEITFPELLKAAGYYTGVVGKWHLRSAPTGFDSSVVFGRTRGGYYDPEMEVNGVRVKFRGHADDVVGDQALTFLRERPADKPFCLLYHFKSPHRAWMPAERFARTFEDIDVPVPRTFEDRLVGKDAVRRAEMAIADMPDFRNKGVDPSLPFEERKRLNLQHLVKNYYRVLLSVDENVGKLLDALDALDAAGLAGNTIVVYTSDNGFFLGEFGLYDKRLMYEPSIKVPLLVRYPARVAPAVDRSHMILNVDAAPTLLELTGVPVPKAMQGRSFAPLLLGQSVPWREDFLYEFFEYPAEHCARKHRGVRTKRWKLIHLYEQPEQWELYDLENDPDETRNLAGERRYAATERSLRERMEELRRELGDADPPGPAPVSLPCGDGVNTGYGPPE, from the coding sequence ATGGGCAAGGATAAGACGGTCACCCGGCGCGACGCGGTGCGGATGCTCGCCGGCGTCGTGGCCGCCGCGCCGTTCGTGAAGGCCGGCCGGGCATCCGCGAGTCCGGCGGCGGCGGTGCCCAACATCGTGTTCATCATGACCGACGATCAGCGGCAGGACGCGCTGAGCGTCTACGGCAACACGATCCTGCGCACGCCCAACATCGATCGCATCGCGGCCGGCGGAGTAAGGTTCACCGAGGCGTTCGTCACGAACTCGCTGTGCGCGCCGAGCCGGGCGTCGTTCCTCACCGGGCTGTACTCGCACCGGCACGGCGTGCTGTCCAACGCCGGCGGCCCGCAGTTCTACAACCAGCCGGGGCTGCGCGACGAGGAGATCACCTTCCCCGAGCTGCTCAAGGCTGCCGGGTACTACACCGGCGTAGTCGGCAAATGGCATCTCCGCTCGGCGCCGACCGGCTTTGATTCGTCGGTCGTCTTCGGCCGGACGCGCGGCGGCTACTACGATCCCGAGATGGAAGTGAACGGCGTGCGCGTGAAGTTCCGTGGCCACGCGGACGACGTCGTCGGCGACCAGGCGCTCACCTTCCTGCGCGAGCGGCCCGCCGACAAGCCGTTCTGCCTGCTGTACCACTTCAAGTCGCCGCACCGCGCGTGGATGCCGGCGGAGCGGTTCGCGCGCACATTCGAGGACATCGACGTGCCGGTGCCGCGGACCTTCGAGGACCGCCTCGTGGGCAAGGACGCCGTGCGGCGCGCCGAGATGGCGATCGCCGACATGCCCGACTTCAGGAACAAGGGCGTGGATCCGTCGCTGCCGTTCGAGGAGCGCAAGCGGCTCAACCTGCAGCATCTCGTCAAGAACTACTATCGAGTGCTGCTCAGCGTGGATGAGAACGTCGGCAAGCTGCTCGACGCGCTCGACGCGCTCGACGCTGCCGGCCTCGCCGGCAACACGATCGTCGTGTACACCTCGGACAACGGCTTCTTCCTCGGCGAGTTCGGGCTGTACGACAAGCGGCTGATGTACGAGCCGTCCATCAAGGTGCCGCTGCTGGTGCGGTATCCCGCGCGCGTGGCGCCGGCCGTGGACCGGTCGCACATGATCCTGAACGTGGACGCAGCGCCAACGCTGCTCGAGCTGACCGGCGTGCCGGTGCCGAAGGCGATGCAGGGGCGGAGCTTCGCGCCGCTGCTGCTCGGCCAGAGCGTGCCGTGGCGGGAGGATTTCTTATACGAGTTCTTCGAGTACCCCGCCGAGCACTGCGCGCGGAAGCACCGCGGGGTGCGGACGAAGCGGTGGAAGCTCATCCATTTGTACGAGCAGCCGGAGCAGTGGGAGCTGTACGATCTGGAGAACGATCCGGACGAGACCCGGAACCTTGCCGGCGAGCGGCGCTACGCAGCGACCGAGCGCTCTTTACGCGAACGGATGGAGGAGCTGCGGCGCGAGCTCGGCGACGCGGACCCGCCGGGGCCCGCGCCGGTGTCGCTGCCGTGCGGAGACGGCGTCAACACCGGCTACGGCCCGCCGGAGTAG